CCTGTGAGATGGGATCAGGTCTGAACATGGCATTAAGCCGCAGTATGCTGGACAAACAGAATATTCCCCTGATTGTGGTCGCTCCACCAGAGGGGGGAGTCACCTACACCATTAAACTTCCCATCCACAAGGAGGAGAAAAACCATGAGCAGATTGCTGGTAGTTGACGACGAGGCCAATATCCGGCTGCTCTACAGCGAAGAGCTATCAGATGAAGGTTATAGTGTTGAGACCGCTGCCACCATTGCCGAGGCTGTTGAGAAGCTGGAACAGCAGGCCTTTGACCTGGCAGTACTGGATATCAAGCTGAAGAATGAGAGCGGCATCGAACTGTTACAGAAGATCGTCAAGGAACGTCATGATATGCCGGTGATCCTCTGCTCGGCCTTTTCCTGCTACAAGGATGACTTTTCGGCCTGGCTGGCAGACAGCTACGTGGTCAAGTCAGGCGACATGACTGAGCTGAAAGAGGAGATCAAGCGGGTGTTGGCCAAAAAGGCTCAGCGCCGGGCGGCGGGGATGTAGTGCGGGTTCCGGCTCCACGGCGTCCTGATCGCGTGCGCCCGCGCCACGGTTTCCGCTGTCTGGCGGGTATCCCTGAGCTGAAATCTGCATGTGCTGAACAATGAAATCTATGAGTTTGTTACCTTAAGGAGGAGGCATATTTCATGAAAGCAGTCATCATGGCCGGCGGCTTCGGCACCCGCATCCAACCCCTCACCAGCAGTATGCCAAAACCGATGATTCCGCTCTTTAACCGGCCGATCATGCTGCATATCGTTGAACTGCTCAAAAAACATGACATTACTGATCTGGTAATGCTGCTCTACCATCAGCCTGAAGTGATTAAGAAATTCTTTCGGGATGGTTCCGACTTCGGGGTCAAGATCACCTACGTCACCCCGATTGAGGATATGGGCACTGCCGGGGCGGTCAAGGCGGCAGAAAAGTACCTGGATGAGCGCTTTCTGGTCATATCCGGCGATCTGCTGACCGACTTCAACCTGAAGAAGGTGCTTGATTTCCATGCCGACAACAAGGCCATGGCCACCATTACCCTGACCTCGGTCAAAGATCCGCTGCAGTTTGGCGTGGTAATTACAGATAAAGAAAAGCGGATCACCCAGTTTCTGGAGAAGCCGGGCTGGGGTGAGGTGATCTCCGACACCATCAACACCGGCATCTATGTGTTGGAGCCGGAGATCTTCAACTACATCCCCAAGGGGGAAAACTTCGATTTTTCCCAGGACCTGTTCCCGTTGATGCTGCAGAACAGTGACCCGCTGTTCGGTTTCTCTGCCAAGGGGTACTGGCGGGATATCGGCAACACCGACTCCTACCGCGAGGCCTATCACGACATCTTCAAAGGCAAGGTCAACCTGAAGATTGACGAGGAAAAACAGGATTTTGTCGGCAAAGATCTGCGGATTGGGGCTGATGTGACCCTTGAGGATGCCTCGGGCCTGTCCGGCACCGTGGTTATCGGTGACAACTCTCAGATCCGGGGTGAGGTCCAGATCAAGGATTCAGTGATTGGCCGCAACTGCACCATTGAAGCTGGAGTAAAGCTGAACCGCTGCGTGCTGTGGGACAATGCCTATGTCAAGAAGGGGGCAAAGGTTACCGACAGCGTGATCTGCACCAACGTGCGGGTGGGCCAGAATGCAGTGCTGGATGAAGGGGTGATCGTTGCTGATGACACCTCCATCGGCGATGATGTCAAGATCAAGGCCGATGTCAAGATCTGGCCCCGCAAGATGATTGAGGCAGGCTCCACCGTAACTGCCAACCTGATCTGGGGTGAAAAGTGGAAGAAATCACTCTTTGAAGGGGCGATCATCAAGGGGCTTTCCAATGTGGAGCTGACCCCGGAGTTTGTGGCCAAGTTGGGCTGCGCCTATGGCACTACCCTGCCCAAAGGCAGTTATGTGCTGGGCGGCAGGGATGCCAACCGCTCTTCCCGCATGCTGAAGCGCTGCTTTGTGGGTGGTCTGCTTTCGGCCGGGGTCAATGTACGGGATATGACCATGACCTCGCTGCCGCTGATCCGCTACAAACTGAAGACCTTTGGCGAGGTGGGCGGCTTCCATTTCCGTCAATCCAGCGATGATCCAGCCTCAATGGAGATCATCTTCCTGGATGGCGATGGCCTGGATTTTTCCAGTAACATGGCCAAGAACCTGGAGCGGATCTTCTTTAAAGAGAACTTCCGAAGGGCCCACCATACTGAACCGGGTGCCTTGATTGATATCCCCCAGGCGATTGATTTTTATCGTGAAGGCTACCTGCGGGCCCTGAATGTAGAGGTCTGCCGCAAGGCGGCCTGGACCGTGGTGGTGGACTTCAACTACTCACCAGCCAGTCAGGTCCTGCCGATGCTGCTGAATGAGCTGGGTTGCAACGTAATCGCCCTGAACGCCTATGTGGATGATGGCCGTGGCGGCTGCGTTCCCAAGCCAAAACAGGAAGGGCTCAGGCAGCTTTCAGCCATTGTCAGTTCACTGGGTGCCCAGGCTGGTTTCTGGCTTGAACCTGCGGTTGAGTCGATTACCCTGCTGGATGAAACCGGCACCATCTATGACGGGATTCAGCTTCTGACCCTGGTGATTGCCCTCCAGCTCAAGACCGATCAGCGGGGCACCATTGCAGTGCCGGTACAGGCACCGTCAACTATCGAACAGATGGCGCTCAAGAAGAAATGCGGCGTCACCCGCACCAAGAGCAGTGATCGGGCCATGCTTGAGGCTGCTTCCTCATCCGAGGTGATCCTGGCTGCATCCCCTGATGGTCGTTTTGCCTTCCCCCGCTTTCAGGCTGCCTTTGACGGCATGTATGCCATTGCCAAGCTGGTGGAGTTAGGGATAACCGTTGGTGTACCGTTTTCACGGGTTCTTGAAGAGGCTCCCAAACGGGCCTTCCTGCAGGCCAGCATCCCCTGTCCTTTTGAGATGAAGGGGGGGATCATGCGCAAGATGAGTGAGGATTCCCTGGAGCAGGAAGCATCCTTCATCGACGGCATCAAGGTGCAGTTTGACAATGACTGGGCACTGGTGCTGCCGGATCAGTACAGCTCCTTCGTCCATATCTTTGCCGAGGCAAAGGACGAAAAGACCGCTGGCAAATTACTGGATGAATACCGGAAAAAAGTTGAGAAGTGGAAGAAAGAGCTGGAGTAACTGAACCGTGACCACGCCGATTGACGTCATATTCCTTTGGCACATGCACCAGCCCTATTACAAGGACCCGGTCAAGGGGGAGTACGCCCTGCCCTGGACCTATCTGCATGCCATCAAGGATTATTACGACATGCCGGCCATTGTGGAGGACACACCAGGGGCCAGGGCGGTCTTTAACCTGGTGCCGTCATTGGTGGAGCAGTTGCTGGAGTATGCTGCCGGTACGGCAGTGGACCCCTTTCTGATCAAGGGACAGATGAATCCGGCAGATATGTCTGAAGAAGACCGGATCTTTTTGCTGGAAAACTTTTTTTCAGCCAACCGGCAGCGGATGATTGAGCCGCACCGCCGTTACCTTGAGTTGCTCTACATGGCTGGCGAAGGCAAACCAGGTGCCGTACGGGAGCGGGTCAGGCATTTCAGCCATCAGGACCTGCAGGACCTGCAGGTCTGCTTCTTTTTGTCCTGGACCGGCGAGGCGGCTCGTCGTCGCTTTCCTGTCTTTCAGGAGCTGCTGGCCAAGGGGCAGGGCTATACGGCAGAGGACCGGGCCCTGCTGTTTGCCACCCAGCACAAGCTGCTGAACGAGATTGTGCCGCTCTACAAACGGCTGCATGCATCAGGACAGATTGAGCTGTCGGTCACCCCCTATTTCCATCCGATCCTGCCGCTTTTGTGCGATACACAGCTGGCGCGGGAGGCGATGCCAAAGGTGACGCTGCCCCAGGAGCGGTTCCGCCATCCGGAGGATGCCCGGGCCCATATTGGCCATGGGCTGCGTTATTTCCAGGAGGTCTTCGGCATCACACCCCGGGGGATGTGGCCTTCTGAAGGTTCGGTCAGTGACGAGGCCCTGCAGTTGATCCGCGAGTGTGGCCTTAGCTGGGTGGCTACCGATGAAGAGGTCTTGGCCCGCTCGCTGGATGGCGGTCTGGGGCCGCATCATGAACGGCTCTACCATCCCTGGCGCTTTGCCACTGCCAAGGGAGATCTGGGGATCTTCTTCCGTGACCACCAGCTTTCCGACCTGATCGGCTTTACCTACAGCCAGTGGGATGCCCGCCGGGCAGTGGCCGACTTTACCGGGCGCCTGCGCCAGATCGGCCGCCAGGTGGGCAGTGAAGGCAAGGTGATCCCGGTCATCCTGGATGGTGAGAACGCCTGGGAGTTCTATCCGGACAATGCCTATGACTTCCTGTCCGGCATCTATGCCGCTGTTGCCGAGGCCCGGGATCTCAATCTGACCACCTGTAGTGATGTCCTGGCCCAATCAAGTTTTGAAGGCCGTCTGCACCGGATTCATCCCGGTTCATGGATCAATGCCAACTACGGCATCTGGATCGGCCACCCAGAGGAGAATCTGGCCTGGGATCTGGTGGCAGGCGCCCGCCGGGCGATTGTGGAACATCACCCCGAAGCCGCCCGTCAGCTTGCCAACGCCGGTATGGATGGCGATCAGGTGGCCCGCCTGCTCTGTACCTCGCTCTACGCAGCCGAAGGCAGCGACTGGTTCTGGTGGTTTGGTGACGACCACTTCTCGCCCCACAGTGATCGTTTTGACCGGCTGTTCCGTCAGCATCTCACCAATATCTACACCATGCTGGGAATCAGTCCGCCCCGGGAGTTGCTGGAGCCGATCAAGAAGAAGAGCCCCGCAGGTCTGGTGCGTGAACCGGCCGGTTTCATCGAGCCCGAGATCAACGGCCGGGTGGGCGACTACTTTGAATGGCTGGCAGCCGGCCTGTTTGACCTGACTCGCCAGGGGTCTGCCATGCACTCGTCTGATCGCCTGCTGCAGGGCTTTTACTGGGGCTATAACCATGCTCAGCTCTACTTCAGAATTGACGGTATCCAGGAACTCTCGCGCCTGTTGAAAGAGAACGACATCCTGGCCCTGCATCTGATTGCCGACCGGGAATACCGTCTGCCGATGCAGCGCAGCATGGAAGAAGGGCTGTTACTGGTAAGGGAGCTGGGCAACTGGACCCCTACCAACAGCTGCTGCCGCTGGGCCATTGACCGAACCTGCGAGGTGGCACTGCCGCTGGAAGGGCTGCATCTGCTGCCGAAATCCAAGCTGTTTGCCAGTGTGACCCTGACCCGTAACAGCGAAGAGATCGGGCGCTGGCCGTCGGATGCGCCGTTGATGCTGAATTATGAAGGGCCGGACCTGGAAGCAAATGACTGGCTGATTTGAAACGGTCTTTTTCCGTCCTGGCCCCGCCAATCTTCGGAATGTCTTGTGCAGCGTACTGCACGGTACGCCTCCGCGCCATTCCTTGATTGACGAGCCCATAACGAAAAAATCCTCGTTTCTATACAAAGAAGGGTATGTCTATGTCCGAATTGCGTTGGGACCCATTAAAACTGCACTGGGTGATTATTGCCACCGAACGGGGCCGCCGTCCGCGGGACTTCCAGTCTGAGCCGGAGCCGCTGCCGGTTACCTCCTGTCCGTTCTGTTACGGCAATGAAGACAAGACCCCGCCGGAGATCTTTGCCATCCGTCCCAGCGGCATGCCCAATACCCCCAACTGGAAGGTGCGGGTAATCCCCAACAAATACCCGGCGCTGCGGATTGAAGGTGAGCTGGAAAACCGGGGGCATGGCCCCTATGACGTGATGAACGGTATCGGTGCCCATGAGGTGATTATTGAGACACCGGATCATGACAAATCCATGGCTGATCTGGCACCTGCTGAACTGACAGATGTGCTGGTTACGTGGCGTACGCGCCTGCTTGACCTGCGCCGGGATTTCCGTTTCCGTTACATGATCCTGTTCAAGAACCATGGCGCACGGGCCGGTGCCTCGCTGGCCCACTCCCACAGTCAGCTGATTGCCGTGCCGATGCTGCCGCCGGTGGCCACCACCGAGCTGAAGGTCTGCCGCACCCACTATGCCAACAAGGAGCGCTGCCTGTTTTGTGACCTGATCACCTTTGAGCTGGAACAGGGGGTGCGGGTGGTGCGGGAGTTTTCCAATTTTGTGACTCTGGCTCCTTACGCTGCCAGCTTTCCCTTTGAGCTGCGGCTGTATCCCAAGCGGCACAGCCATGACTTTGCCCTGATGAACGACGCGCAGCTGGCAGAGCTGGCCGTGGCCCTCAAGGATATGCTGATGCGGGTCAAGCTGGTGTTGAAGGATGCCCCCTACAACTTTATCCTGCACACCTGTCCGCCAATGCACAAGCGTCCCGGCAAGCCTGCTATGTGGACCTCGCTTGAGTATGACTACCACTGGCATATCGAGCTGGTGCCGCGCCTGACCTCCATTGCCGGTTTTGAATGGGGCACCGGTTTTTTCATTAATCCGACCTCGCCGGAGGATGCAGCCCTGTTCCTGCGTGAGGCGGAGGTCTAGTTGTCTCACCCCCGTTCCCTCAAAAAGATACTGGAACAGCTCTATGCAGACCGTTCCCCACAGCATCTGGCCAATGACCCGCTTTCCTTTTGCCACCGCTATCATGCCCCGGCTGATCAGGAGGTTGCCGCCCTGATCGCGGCGGTATTTGCCTACGGTTCGGTCAAGGTGATCAAAGGCAGTCTCAGCCGCATTTTCAGCATCATGGGTGATTCTCCGGCAGGTTTTGTGGATGGCTTTGATCCGAAGCGGGACAGGCAACTCTGTAGCGGCTTTAAACATCGCTTTAACGATGCCGATGATCTGGCGGCCCTGTTTTGGGCCATCCGGCTGATGCGGCAACAGCAGGGCGGTATTGAGAGGTTTTTCTGCCGGTTTTTTGAGGCGAATGCAGCGACGGTAGAACAGGCCTTGAACGGTTTTTGCGCTGCAGTAACCGCTCTTGATTACCGGCTGCTCTTTGGCAGCGCAGCTCTGCCGCCGGAAAGCAGCTTCCGTTTTCTGTTCCCCTCGCCATCCGGCGGCAGTGCCTGCAAGCGGCTCTGTATGTTTCTGCGCTGGGTGGTGCGTCCTGCGGACGGTATCGACCTGGGACTTTGGCAACAGGTGCGCCCGGCCCAGCTGGTTATTCCGGTGGATCGGCATATCGAGCGGATCAGCCGGATGCTTGGTCTGACCAGCCGTCGCACTCCGGACTGGCGTATGGCCTGTGAAATCACTGCGGCGCTCAGGCAGTTTGACCCGCTGGATCCGGTTAAGTACGACTTTTCAATCTGTCATCTGGGGATTTCCGAAGGATGTAACGGTACAAGCTCGGCGTCATGCCCTGGCTGTCCGGTAAAGCGGCACTGCCGGGCAGTATAAGTAAATTGACACCGGCTGGTCATTCTGCTACACAATACGTTGATTTTTCAGCTGTTAAGAGCACTCACGATATCACTGCCGACAGGGAGCTGGCGATGATCATTCAATGCGAACAATGCCGGACCAAATTCAAGCTTGATGACGAGAAGGTGTCGGATCGGGGGGTCAAGGTCCGTTGCGCCAAATGTCGCCATGTCTTTACGGTGCGCAAGGATGTTGCACAGGCCGGGGCAGTGGATGCGATGCTGCCGGAAACGGTAGCGGCAGCACCTTTTCCCGTTTCCGATGAAACGGTCCGTATGGCTGCAGCTCCGGCTTCAGAGCCTGAGGTTGCCGGTTTTTCCGCAGAACCTGAGGTCGCCTTTGATTTTGGCGCCGCTCCGGTGGAGGCAGCCGTCCCGGATGCTGTCCCCTTCAGTTTTGAGCAGCCCGAAGCAGCAGCCGGCAGCAGCTTTGACTTTGGTGATGTCGCTTTCACGACAGAGCCCCCTGTTGCCCCGGCAGCAGCTGATTTTGGTGAAATGACCATGGTCATGCCGCCGAAACAGCAGGCAGCTGAAGCGATACCGGAATTCAGTCTGGAGTTCGGTAGCGCGGCTGTGGCGGCTCCGGCCACGCCTGCAGCAGATGAAGCGGCCTTTGATTTTGGTGACGCCCTGGCCTCATCGTCGATATCAGATGCCACTGCCCAAAAGGTTGAGTTCGATTTTGGCGACCAGGCCTCCTCAGCGGTTGCCCAGACTGGTGACATCGATCTGGCCGGTTTTGACTTTGGAACGGCCCCTGCAGCGGCAGTCACTATTCCAACAGGAATTGATACAACTGATTTCAGTGATTTCAGTGCCGCAACGGCTCCGCAGTCAGCGGTTGCCGGTGGTTTCAGCTTTGATGATGCCGTCCCCCAGCCTGCAACAGCCGCTACTGACAGCTTTGACTTCTCCGGGGTTGATTTGGGAATGGGCCAGCCTCAAACAACAGTTCCTGCCTCAGAGGTGGATACGTTCAGCCTGGGTGAGGTGGACTTCAGCAGTGACACCGCAGCTGTTGCGGTAGACGCCTCGGCAACTGCGCCAGCAGGCACCCTGTTTGCGCCGGTAGAGGAGTCGGTCGTCCGCCAACAGGAGATTGCGAAGCCGGATATCAGTTTTGATCTGCCGGGTGCTACTGACGA
Above is a window of Trichlorobacter lovleyi SZ DNA encoding:
- a CDS encoding response regulator; protein product: MSRLLVVDDEANIRLLYSEELSDEGYSVETAATIAEAVEKLEQQAFDLAVLDIKLKNESGIELLQKIVKERHDMPVILCSAFSCYKDDFSAWLADSYVVKSGDMTELKEEIKRVLAKKAQRRAAGM
- a CDS encoding mannose-1-phosphate guanyltransferase; the encoded protein is MKAVIMAGGFGTRIQPLTSSMPKPMIPLFNRPIMLHIVELLKKHDITDLVMLLYHQPEVIKKFFRDGSDFGVKITYVTPIEDMGTAGAVKAAEKYLDERFLVISGDLLTDFNLKKVLDFHADNKAMATITLTSVKDPLQFGVVITDKEKRITQFLEKPGWGEVISDTINTGIYVLEPEIFNYIPKGENFDFSQDLFPLMLQNSDPLFGFSAKGYWRDIGNTDSYREAYHDIFKGKVNLKIDEEKQDFVGKDLRIGADVTLEDASGLSGTVVIGDNSQIRGEVQIKDSVIGRNCTIEAGVKLNRCVLWDNAYVKKGAKVTDSVICTNVRVGQNAVLDEGVIVADDTSIGDDVKIKADVKIWPRKMIEAGSTVTANLIWGEKWKKSLFEGAIIKGLSNVELTPEFVAKLGCAYGTTLPKGSYVLGGRDANRSSRMLKRCFVGGLLSAGVNVRDMTMTSLPLIRYKLKTFGEVGGFHFRQSSDDPASMEIIFLDGDGLDFSSNMAKNLERIFFKENFRRAHHTEPGALIDIPQAIDFYREGYLRALNVEVCRKAAWTVVVDFNYSPASQVLPMLLNELGCNVIALNAYVDDGRGGCVPKPKQEGLRQLSAIVSSLGAQAGFWLEPAVESITLLDETGTIYDGIQLLTLVIALQLKTDQRGTIAVPVQAPSTIEQMALKKKCGVTRTKSSDRAMLEAASSSEVILAASPDGRFAFPRFQAAFDGMYAIAKLVELGITVGVPFSRVLEEAPKRAFLQASIPCPFEMKGGIMRKMSEDSLEQEASFIDGIKVQFDNDWALVLPDQYSSFVHIFAEAKDEKTAGKLLDEYRKKVEKWKKELE
- a CDS encoding glycoside hydrolase family 57 protein; translation: MTTPIDVIFLWHMHQPYYKDPVKGEYALPWTYLHAIKDYYDMPAIVEDTPGARAVFNLVPSLVEQLLEYAAGTAVDPFLIKGQMNPADMSEEDRIFLLENFFSANRQRMIEPHRRYLELLYMAGEGKPGAVRERVRHFSHQDLQDLQVCFFLSWTGEAARRRFPVFQELLAKGQGYTAEDRALLFATQHKLLNEIVPLYKRLHASGQIELSVTPYFHPILPLLCDTQLAREAMPKVTLPQERFRHPEDARAHIGHGLRYFQEVFGITPRGMWPSEGSVSDEALQLIRECGLSWVATDEEVLARSLDGGLGPHHERLYHPWRFATAKGDLGIFFRDHQLSDLIGFTYSQWDARRAVADFTGRLRQIGRQVGSEGKVIPVILDGENAWEFYPDNAYDFLSGIYAAVAEARDLNLTTCSDVLAQSSFEGRLHRIHPGSWINANYGIWIGHPEENLAWDLVAGARRAIVEHHPEAARQLANAGMDGDQVARLLCTSLYAAEGSDWFWWFGDDHFSPHSDRFDRLFRQHLTNIYTMLGISPPRELLEPIKKKSPAGLVREPAGFIEPEINGRVGDYFEWLAAGLFDLTRQGSAMHSSDRLLQGFYWGYNHAQLYFRIDGIQELSRLLKENDILALHLIADREYRLPMQRSMEEGLLLVRELGNWTPTNSCCRWAIDRTCEVALPLEGLHLLPKSKLFASVTLTRNSEEIGRWPSDAPLMLNYEGPDLEANDWLI
- the galT gene encoding galactose-1-phosphate uridylyltransferase codes for the protein MSELRWDPLKLHWVIIATERGRRPRDFQSEPEPLPVTSCPFCYGNEDKTPPEIFAIRPSGMPNTPNWKVRVIPNKYPALRIEGELENRGHGPYDVMNGIGAHEVIIETPDHDKSMADLAPAELTDVLVTWRTRLLDLRRDFRFRYMILFKNHGARAGASLAHSHSQLIAVPMLPPVATTELKVCRTHYANKERCLFCDLITFELEQGVRVVREFSNFVTLAPYAASFPFELRLYPKRHSHDFALMNDAQLAELAVALKDMLMRVKLVLKDAPYNFILHTCPPMHKRPGKPAMWTSLEYDYHWHIELVPRLTSIAGFEWGTGFFINPTSPEDAALFLREAEV
- a CDS encoding TIGR02757 family protein — protein: MSHPRSLKKILEQLYADRSPQHLANDPLSFCHRYHAPADQEVAALIAAVFAYGSVKVIKGSLSRIFSIMGDSPAGFVDGFDPKRDRQLCSGFKHRFNDADDLAALFWAIRLMRQQQGGIERFFCRFFEANAATVEQALNGFCAAVTALDYRLLFGSAALPPESSFRFLFPSPSGGSACKRLCMFLRWVVRPADGIDLGLWQQVRPAQLVIPVDRHIERISRMLGLTSRRTPDWRMACEITAALRQFDPLDPVKYDFSICHLGISEGCNGTSSASCPGCPVKRHCRAV
- a CDS encoding DUF3426 domain-containing protein; the protein is MIIQCEQCRTKFKLDDEKVSDRGVKVRCAKCRHVFTVRKDVAQAGAVDAMLPETVAAAPFPVSDETVRMAAAPASEPEVAGFSAEPEVAFDFGAAPVEAAVPDAVPFSFEQPEAAAGSSFDFGDVAFTTEPPVAPAAADFGEMTMVMPPKQQAAEAIPEFSLEFGSAAVAAPATPAADEAAFDFGDALASSSISDATAQKVEFDFGDQASSAVAQTGDIDLAGFDFGTAPAAAVTIPTGIDTTDFSDFSAATAPQSAVAGGFSFDDAVPQPATAATDSFDFSGVDLGMGQPQTTVPASEVDTFSLGEVDFSSDTAAVAVDASATAPAGTLFAPVEESVVRQQEIAKPDISFDLPGATDEQPPSITSRRRQSSTLSILIAVITVVVLAVLGYMAYSFISDGPKAVSLFGNKAGVPVEDGKITVQNIKAYFIPKAAAGELLVITGEALNNFKKPRAALQVKGMVFGAANQAVATKTAYAGNLLTKEQLAEMPAEKIEAAMNNQFGDSLANLEVQPGKTIPFTIVIINPPVDGKEFGVEPVGSTVAAAGK